The following are encoded in a window of Deltaproteobacteria bacterium genomic DNA:
- a CDS encoding YdiU family protein has translation MSLFYFDNSYFKLPQIFFDSQFLTPVKAPKILVLNSQLVDQLELNKSSEEFKKVTEIFSGNLLPKGAHSLALAYAGHQFGNFVSQLGDGRALLLGEHIDSKGNRYDIQLKGSGPSKFSRRGDGRSALGPALREFLISEALYYLGIPTTRTLGVVDTGETVQRETALPGGISTRVAKSHIRIGTFEYFANKNDFESLKILADYAIERHFKVEIQNGENPYFQLIKKVCQLQASLISQWMGVGFIHGVMNTDNILISGETIDFGPCAFMDVYDPDTVFSSIDQSGRYSFGNQPRVIQWNLARFAECLLPLVDPDLRRSVEMVKPLIDDFDQTYEFYWRHIQNQKFGFDPSEKSHDSLIQQFYHLMYSCKADLTLSFRRLSQSLIDPTAFQFLLGSFAKELSSFQNWYGEWKKVVMLTNKSVLEKSNEMKRVNPCYIPRNHLVEEAIESAVYKKDLNHFFKLWEVLKTPFNEGVGFERYEKAPEKIDPHYRTYCGT, from the coding sequence ATGAGTCTTTTTTATTTTGACAATTCCTACTTTAAGCTGCCTCAGATTTTCTTTGATTCTCAATTCCTAACGCCCGTCAAGGCTCCAAAGATACTTGTTCTTAACTCCCAATTAGTTGATCAATTAGAATTAAATAAAAGCTCTGAAGAATTTAAAAAAGTGACTGAGATTTTTTCTGGAAATTTGTTACCTAAAGGCGCTCATTCCCTAGCTTTGGCCTATGCTGGACATCAATTCGGAAACTTTGTTTCTCAATTAGGAGATGGCAGAGCGCTCTTACTTGGAGAGCACATTGATTCTAAAGGAAACCGTTATGATATCCAATTAAAGGGATCAGGTCCTTCTAAATTTTCTCGACGTGGAGACGGACGATCAGCACTTGGACCGGCATTAAGGGAATTTCTGATTTCTGAAGCGCTTTATTATTTGGGAATTCCAACGACACGAACCTTAGGCGTTGTAGATACCGGTGAAACGGTCCAAAGAGAAACAGCATTACCCGGTGGAATTTCCACACGCGTAGCAAAAAGTCACATTCGAATTGGAACTTTCGAATATTTTGCAAATAAAAATGATTTTGAATCATTAAAAATCTTGGCTGATTATGCTATTGAAAGGCATTTTAAAGTTGAAATTCAAAATGGAGAGAATCCTTATTTTCAATTAATAAAAAAAGTTTGTCAGCTCCAGGCCTCTTTGATCTCTCAGTGGATGGGAGTCGGATTCATTCATGGAGTTATGAATACGGACAATATTTTAATTAGTGGTGAAACCATTGACTTTGGTCCTTGTGCGTTTATGGATGTTTATGATCCTGACACCGTTTTTAGTTCTATTGACCAATCAGGAAGATATTCCTTTGGGAATCAACCACGAGTCATTCAATGGAATTTAGCTCGATTTGCAGAGTGTTTATTACCTTTAGTGGATCCAGATTTAAGAAGAAGTGTAGAAATGGTAAAACCACTAATTGATGATTTTGATCAAACCTATGAGTTTTATTGGCGCCATATTCAAAATCAAAAATTTGGATTTGACCCTAGTGAAAAAAGCCATGATTCTTTGATTCAGCAGTTTTATCATTTAATGTATTCTTGCAAAGCAGATCTAACTCTTTCATTTCGAAGGTTATCGCAGAGTTTAATAGACCCAACAGCCTTTCAATTTTTATTAGGATCTTTCGCGAAGGAGCTTTCTTCGTTTCAGAACTGGTATGGTGAATGGAAAAAAGTGGTGATGTTAACAAACAAATCGGTGTTGGAAAAATCCAATGAGATGAAAAGGGTAAATCCTTGCTATATCCCCAGAAATCATCTTGTTGAAGAGGCGATCGAGTCGGCTGTGTATAAAAAAGACTTAAACCATTTTTTCAAATTATGGGAAGTCTTAAAAACTCCCTTTAATGAAGGTGTTGGTTTTGAAAGGTACGAAAAGGCCCCTGAGAAAATAGATCCTCATTATAGAACCTATTGTGGGACATGA
- a CDS encoding GHKL domain-containing protein: MSIASFLNLWSLSEPPSLWLWITVITLSYMVVLMILGWISFDQRRIAELEFQAHRRRLEDLVSARTQELQDQNFKLEKTIEEINRLQQTMVAQEKLASLGRLSAGIAHEIKNPINMIVNSSKIISNFVRDDLNDYLQKILDHPSPMILELFNEDIMDIKIACDLIAQNGDRADSIIKSMLTQVRNGISVTEKVNLNQLIEESLDFVIHSAQFARFLDLKIVKNFTTLPTALMVRQDVFRVFVNIFENAFYAMAEKKKKELMTSYQPELIVLIEPTRTGSHILIRDNGTGIATENLAKVCEPFFTTKPAGEGTGLGLAMVHDLILAQKGEMKINSELGKFTEVMINLPLPLEIENVKYN; encoded by the coding sequence ATGTCAATAGCAAGCTTTTTGAACTTATGGAGTCTTTCTGAACCTCCATCTCTTTGGTTGTGGATCACTGTAATCACTCTTTCCTATATGGTTGTCTTGATGATTTTGGGATGGATCAGCTTTGATCAAAGAAGGATTGCAGAGCTTGAGTTCCAGGCTCACCGCAGAAGACTCGAAGACTTGGTTTCTGCACGAACACAGGAGCTACAAGATCAAAATTTTAAACTAGAAAAAACCATTGAAGAAATCAACCGTCTACAACAAACGATGGTGGCTCAGGAAAAGTTAGCTTCTTTGGGTCGTCTTTCTGCCGGCATTGCCCACGAGATCAAAAATCCTATCAACATGATTGTCAACTCTTCCAAAATTATTTCAAACTTTGTTCGCGATGATTTGAACGATTATTTACAAAAAATTTTGGACCATCCAAGTCCCATGATCTTGGAACTCTTTAACGAAGATATTATGGATATTAAAATTGCCTGTGACCTCATTGCTCAAAATGGAGATCGTGCGGATTCCATTATTAAGAGCATGTTAACTCAAGTTCGCAATGGTATTTCGGTTACCGAAAAGGTCAATCTCAACCAACTTATTGAAGAAAGTCTCGATTTTGTCATTCACTCAGCTCAATTTGCCCGCTTCCTTGATCTGAAAATTGTCAAAAATTTTACAACCTTGCCAACGGCACTTATGGTGAGGCAGGACGTGTTCAGAGTTTTTGTAAATATCTTTGAAAATGCCTTCTATGCGATGGCTGAAAAGAAAAAAAAAGAATTGATGACCTCCTATCAACCTGAACTGATTGTTCTTATTGAGCCAACCCGCACCGGCTCGCATATTTTAATTCGCGATAATGGAACAGGGATAGCCACCGAGAATTTGGCGAAAGTCTGCGAACCGTTCTTTACCACCAAACCGGCGGGTGAAGGGACAGGGTTGGGGTTAGCTATGGTTCATGATCTTATTCTCGCTCAAAAGGGAGAGATGAAAATCAATTCAGAACTTGGAAAATTCACTGAAGTGATGATAAACCTTCCCCTTCCTCTGGAGATCGAAAATGTCAAGTATAACTAG
- a CDS encoding MotA/TolQ/ExbB proton channel family protein — protein MKSTWTGILICGLVIYFGVVHSAGNPAILLNSHALILVLGGTIGIAYLTYSAKRLNQVYNYIVFGFLFKTKKNESSVIHDIFAMIDAYYELVPRFSPTGDLFPFLKDAMNLLENPEYDATTLQEILVDRRNSVKRLYLEDAKILNNIAKYPPHLGLLGAASGMIGMMSGLGKVGIESIGASMAVALTATLWGVGLNNFVFLPLADNSTKAAEDDLFLRDIIIETCIQMKKGYSHKKVITNCRNKLSMMDHYEVSRILSSSNGQTKNAS, from the coding sequence ATGAAGAGCACCTGGACTGGCATTTTAATTTGCGGATTGGTAATATATTTCGGAGTGGTTCATTCGGCTGGAAATCCAGCTATCTTACTCAACTCCCATGCACTTATATTAGTTTTAGGGGGAACCATTGGAATTGCTTATTTAACCTATTCAGCTAAAAGACTAAATCAAGTATATAACTATATTGTTTTTGGTTTTCTTTTTAAAACAAAAAAAAATGAAAGCTCCGTGATTCACGATATATTTGCAATGATAGATGCTTATTATGAGTTGGTTCCAAGGTTTTCGCCAACAGGTGATCTCTTTCCTTTTTTAAAAGATGCCATGAATCTCCTTGAAAATCCAGAATATGATGCGACCACCTTGCAAGAGATACTTGTTGATCGGCGTAATTCGGTCAAAAGGCTATATCTAGAAGACGCAAAAATTCTGAACAATATTGCTAAATACCCTCCCCATTTAGGTCTTCTGGGTGCGGCATCTGGAATGATTGGCATGATGTCAGGGCTTGGAAAAGTGGGAATTGAAAGTATTGGCGCCTCCATGGCGGTGGCTTTGACGGCCACTCTATGGGGAGTAGGACTTAACAATTTCGTCTTTCTTCCGCTCGCAGACAATTCCACTAAAGCCGCAGAAGATGACTTGTTCCTCCGAGATATTATCATTGAGACCTGTATCCAAATGAAAAAAGGATACTCACACAAAAAGGTCATCACTAACTGCCGCAATAAATTGTCCATGATGGATCATTATGAAGTATCGAGAATATTGAGCTCGTCAAATGGCCAAACAAAAAATGCTTCCTAG
- a CDS encoding phenylacetate--CoA ligase family protein yields MKVFSLTELIELARNKSPFYKELYKGISNNTPIEDLPLIESHDFWHHNTIENNQILTEEQTDGIVFKSGGTSGNPKFSFFSIDEWELFTQAFGEGMRKGGLTKGDKIAHLFYAGDLYASFLFITKSIEKSLSSVVHFPLSGGADFDHIVTTINAFKLNVWAGVPTTMVKLAEHAEKNNLHPPKKILFGGESMYADQKEFILSVFPEVQIQSIGYASVDGGLLGYADRTCAPQEHRVFSDFTVMEIIDEETLKPINEIEKPGKLYLTNLTRSLMPIIRYPVGDRAMWLESPTDYRKFKILGRSEEGARIGPATVYYEDISALLSHSHSGFNVKGFQLITKHFQNKDQLVIKVATTSRDTAEMEHLKSRIEAERSFLKELAHEKQIHPLKIEFVDITELETNPRTGKLKRLIDERKT; encoded by the coding sequence ATGAAAGTTTTTAGTTTGACCGAATTAATTGAATTAGCTCGAAACAAATCGCCTTTTTATAAAGAGCTTTATAAGGGTATTTCGAATAATACACCCATCGAAGATCTGCCCTTAATTGAAAGTCATGATTTTTGGCACCATAACACCATAGAGAATAATCAAATTCTGACCGAAGAACAAACTGATGGGATTGTTTTTAAAAGCGGTGGAACTTCAGGAAATCCCAAGTTTTCTTTTTTTTCTATCGATGAATGGGAATTATTCACGCAAGCTTTTGGCGAGGGCATGAGAAAAGGTGGATTGACCAAAGGAGATAAAATCGCCCATTTGTTTTATGCCGGTGATTTGTATGCGTCCTTTTTATTTATTACCAAATCTATAGAGAAGTCTTTATCTTCTGTGGTTCATTTCCCTCTGAGCGGAGGGGCTGATTTTGATCACATTGTAACAACAATAAATGCCTTTAAGCTTAATGTGTGGGCAGGAGTTCCGACGACGATGGTCAAACTGGCTGAGCACGCTGAAAAAAATAATTTACATCCTCCCAAGAAAATTCTATTCGGTGGAGAAAGCATGTATGCCGATCAAAAAGAATTTATTTTAAGTGTATTTCCTGAAGTGCAAATTCAGTCTATAGGATATGCAAGTGTAGATGGAGGCTTATTAGGATATGCAGATAGGACCTGCGCGCCTCAAGAACACCGTGTGTTTTCTGATTTTACAGTGATGGAGATTATCGACGAGGAAACGTTGAAACCAATTAATGAAATTGAAAAACCAGGAAAACTTTATCTAACAAATCTCACAAGGTCTTTAATGCCAATCATCAGGTACCCTGTTGGGGATAGGGCCATGTGGCTAGAGTCCCCAACAGATTATCGAAAATTTAAAATTCTTGGACGTTCTGAAGAAGGGGCCAGGATCGGTCCTGCTACCGTTTACTATGAAGATATTTCGGCCTTACTGTCCCATTCTCATAGTGGATTTAATGTGAAAGGCTTTCAGTTAATCACCAAACATTTTCAGAATAAAGATCAATTGGTCATCAAAGTAGCAACAACAAGTAGAGACACGGCAGAGATGGAGCACTTAAAATCAAGAATTGAAGCGGAACGTTCTTTTTTAAAAGAGTTGGCACATGAAAAACAGATTCATCCTCTCAAAATTGAATTTGTAGATATAACCGAATTAGAAACTAACCCCCGAACAGGAAAACTAAAACGCTTGATCGACGAAAGAAAAACTTAA
- a CDS encoding cation:dicarboxylase symporter family transporter, protein MKKKSKSSKLTIWILVSLVFGFLIGIWFPEIGHGLKPLRTVFLNGVKCIIAPLIFSSIVVGICSAGSLSGLGKLGLRAIIWFEIATTVALTVGLVFVNSFRPGDGLSIGSVVDPKIIQASQNKMSFAGFIEHLLPTNFAEAVVKGDVLQLVIFSIMFGMAVLMAGEKSKPVLHFCEGLNHVMFKFTEIVMNLAPIGVGAAMASAIAEHGISVLLPMAKLVGVLYLALIFFVLVTLLPALIWARVKIKEFLTELRPSLILAFATTSSESAYPDALKSLEKMGVSNRIASFVLPLGYSFNLDGSTLYLAMASVFISQAAGIELSLQTQLTMMLMLMLTTKGVAAVPRASMVVLSATLTSFGLPLEGLVLIMGVDEFMDMARTTVNLLGNCVATTVVSRWEGEKLSPQFQHGS, encoded by the coding sequence ATGAAGAAAAAAAGTAAATCTTCGAAGTTAACAATTTGGATCTTAGTTTCTTTAGTATTTGGGTTTCTGATTGGGATTTGGTTTCCAGAAATAGGTCATGGACTAAAGCCATTGAGAACCGTCTTTTTAAATGGAGTGAAGTGCATCATAGCACCCTTGATTTTTTCTTCCATTGTTGTTGGAATTTGTTCTGCAGGAAGTTTAAGCGGGTTGGGAAAATTGGGCCTCAGAGCCATTATTTGGTTCGAAATTGCCACGACCGTGGCCTTAACGGTTGGGCTTGTTTTTGTTAATTCTTTTCGCCCCGGAGATGGACTCTCTATTGGTTCCGTTGTGGACCCAAAAATTATTCAGGCAAGTCAAAATAAAATGTCCTTTGCTGGATTTATTGAACATCTTTTGCCCACAAATTTTGCCGAAGCCGTGGTCAAAGGAGATGTTCTTCAATTAGTTATCTTTTCAATAATGTTTGGCATGGCGGTCTTGATGGCCGGGGAAAAATCAAAGCCGGTATTGCATTTTTGTGAAGGGTTAAATCATGTCATGTTTAAGTTCACAGAAATCGTCATGAATTTAGCACCCATAGGTGTCGGTGCCGCGATGGCAAGTGCCATTGCCGAACATGGAATTTCAGTTTTGTTGCCAATGGCAAAACTGGTGGGGGTTTTATATTTGGCACTGATATTTTTTGTACTGGTTACCCTGTTGCCAGCTTTAATCTGGGCTCGTGTTAAAATTAAAGAATTTTTAACTGAATTAAGGCCCAGTTTGATTTTAGCTTTCGCAACAACTTCCAGTGAATCTGCTTATCCAGATGCTTTAAAATCATTAGAAAAAATGGGTGTTTCCAATCGTATTGCCAGTTTTGTGTTACCCTTAGGCTATAGTTTTAACTTGGACGGCTCCACTTTATATTTAGCCATGGCATCTGTCTTTATTTCCCAAGCCGCAGGAATAGAACTGAGTCTGCAAACTCAGCTCACTATGATGCTCATGTTAATGCTGACTACAAAGGGAGTTGCTGCCGTACCCAGAGCCTCTATGGTGGTGCTATCAGCGACCCTAACTTCCTTCGGCTTACCTCTAGAAGGTTTAGTTCTTATTATGGGTGTGGATGAGTTTATGGACATGGCAAGAACGACTGTGAACCTACTTGGAAACTGCGTTGCCACAACTGTTGTCTCTAGATGGGAAGGAGAAAAGTTATCCCCCCAGTTTCAACATGGATCTTAA
- a CDS encoding MFS transporter, whose product MYDKNPAPTNRLRFVVLASSFGTLIEWYDFHLFGTLLTVMSQNFFPQASSFFSLIAMLVTFAIGLAVRPLGSLVFGWIGDAIGRKSTFMITLGLMGGATAAIGILPTVTQIGPSALVMLCLLRLLQGLAIGGEYAGAAVYVAENAAENQRGLVTGFIQSTATVGLALAILVNLITQKILGVQQFIDWGWRIPYLLSILLVVFSYYIRRHLNESPAFVQLHLQGKTSSNPILESFSDPVNRMNMFLALICVVAGQGVLWYTANFYSFYFMERILKIKFQDVNLILLISSVLSVPFFVIFGHLSDRYGRMRIILIGFFLALLGLFPIYLAMFSIGGSHAVDPVTGNLITSAFLFLIGLQFLQNFIVSLVYGPLAAFLIDLFPIRIRYTSVSFPYHIGNGIFGGMVPLIGLLAITNANPLDAFSSLSGLYYPFFIVVMSFTLGIFFCRRLTKKSP is encoded by the coding sequence ATGTACGACAAGAACCCTGCACCAACTAATCGTTTACGGTTTGTAGTTTTAGCCTCCTCTTTTGGGACTTTGATCGAATGGTATGATTTTCATTTATTTGGAACTCTTCTAACGGTCATGTCCCAGAATTTTTTTCCTCAAGCGTCTTCTTTTTTTTCACTTATTGCTATGTTGGTTACCTTTGCCATCGGTCTGGCAGTTCGCCCATTAGGCTCTTTAGTTTTTGGGTGGATCGGAGATGCCATAGGACGTAAATCTACATTTATGATCACCCTCGGTCTGATGGGAGGTGCGACGGCAGCCATTGGGATTTTACCAACGGTGACTCAAATAGGCCCCTCGGCGCTGGTGATGCTGTGTCTACTTCGTTTGCTTCAGGGTTTGGCAATTGGTGGTGAATATGCAGGGGCGGCAGTTTATGTTGCTGAGAACGCAGCAGAGAACCAACGTGGACTCGTTACAGGATTTATTCAGTCCACAGCAACGGTAGGTTTGGCCCTAGCCATTCTTGTGAATCTCATCACTCAGAAAATTTTAGGAGTGCAGCAATTCATTGATTGGGGTTGGAGAATTCCCTATTTATTGAGTATACTTCTTGTTGTTTTTTCCTATTATATTCGTCGGCATTTGAATGAATCTCCTGCATTTGTCCAGCTTCACCTTCAAGGAAAGACGTCCTCTAATCCCATTTTGGAAAGTTTTTCTGATCCAGTAAATCGCATGAACATGTTTCTGGCACTTATTTGCGTGGTGGCTGGGCAAGGAGTGCTCTGGTACACAGCTAATTTTTATTCATTTTATTTTATGGAGCGAATTCTGAAAATAAAATTTCAAGATGTGAATCTTATACTCTTGATTTCATCAGTGCTTTCAGTTCCATTTTTCGTGATATTTGGGCATCTTAGCGATCGTTATGGAAGAATGCGTATTATACTTATTGGTTTTTTTCTGGCGCTGTTGGGTCTTTTTCCCATTTATCTAGCTATGTTTTCTATCGGAGGAAGTCATGCCGTTGATCCCGTTACTGGAAATTTGATAACTTCGGCCTTTCTTTTTCTGATCGGACTTCAATTTCTTCAAAACTTTATCGTGAGCCTTGTTTATGGTCCACTGGCTGCTTTCCTGATCGATCTTTTCCCGATTCGAATCCGTTACACATCTGTGTCCTTTCCCTATCATATTGGAAACGGAATTTTTGGTGGAATGGTCCCGTTGATTGGATTATTAGCTATCACAAATGCAAATCCACTTGATGCTTTTAGTTCTCTGAGCGGTCTCTATTATCCATTTTTCATAGTCGTGATGAGTTTTACCCTTGGGATTTTCTTCTGCAGGCGATTAACAAAAAAAAGTCCTTAA
- a CDS encoding cold shock domain-containing protein, producing the protein MQKGTVKFFNVEKGFGFITPDNGADLFFHMSEINGEQPKDGAKVQFEVGQGKKGPCAKQVTVIK; encoded by the coding sequence GTGCAAAAGGGTACTGTAAAGTTTTTTAATGTAGAGAAGGGTTTTGGATTTATCACTCCAGATAATGGAGCTGATTTGTTTTTTCATATGTCTGAAATCAATGGAGAACAGCCAAAAGACGGCGCCAAAGTCCAGTTTGAAGTTGGACAAGGCAAAAAGGGTCCCTGCGCTAAGCAAGTAACTGTCATAAAATAA
- a CDS encoding response regulator → MSSITRLAFVDDEIGMQQIFRIFFKKAVREGLYEIWYFTSGEECLEFLRKDRDSQMIVLTDINMPGMDGFSLLGLIKSEFPKMQVVMVSAYSSQDIIEKAFLQGAKGYLTKPIDVQVVKDKISELKKANENETKKGKN, encoded by the coding sequence ATGTCAAGTATAACTAGATTAGCTTTTGTTGATGATGAAATTGGAATGCAGCAAATATTTCGGATTTTCTTTAAGAAGGCCGTCAGAGAAGGTCTTTATGAAATTTGGTATTTCACTTCTGGAGAAGAGTGTCTCGAGTTTTTGAGAAAGGATAGAGATTCTCAGATGATCGTACTTACCGATATCAACATGCCAGGAATGGATGGTTTTTCACTATTGGGACTCATTAAGAGTGAATTTCCAAAGATGCAAGTAGTGATGGTGAGCGCCTATTCATCCCAAGATATTATTGAAAAAGCATTCCTACAAGGGGCAAAGGGTTACCTCACGAAACCCATCGATGTTCAAGTTGTTAAAGATAAAATATCCGAGCTTAAAAAGGCAAATGAGAACGAAACTAAAAAAGGAAAGAATTAA
- a CDS encoding helix-turn-helix transcriptional regulator, with amino-acid sequence MEIETKRDYLFHHNVTGRLQKNLRLNYEQLSWEVIKQVRGKMSQRKLSEKLNFSFNQVGKWESGATLIKWKEFMELCQALEIPLETFFCYFFGHQDLIFDERTTLKTLVTKLNLSSSQEPPMRTLARKWLSGTHHPSFSQVLSVMGIKSPVLFGWLSQIVDCHQISCIKESYHLFLQNMEAVLETPLVVFVNAALQIESYQKLEFHDEKLLAEHAACSVSELKQALNVMLKFDLIYFDGRKYIPSVFDFGFSSLRHPKIRGLTKWATCLAATRYPDKPITMDPQRVRNPSRSSVRVTAMSASAAQKISDLIVSFHNQIDEIVNRDREPKDNVQVLLIHSFASNINSPE; translated from the coding sequence ATGGAGATAGAAACAAAACGAGATTACTTGTTCCATCATAATGTCACCGGTAGACTGCAAAAAAACCTTCGATTAAATTATGAACAACTAAGCTGGGAGGTTATAAAACAAGTCCGCGGAAAAATGAGTCAAAGAAAGCTAAGTGAAAAACTCAATTTTTCATTTAATCAAGTGGGAAAGTGGGAAAGTGGAGCGACTCTTATCAAATGGAAAGAATTTATGGAATTGTGCCAGGCTTTGGAAATCCCCCTAGAAACTTTTTTCTGTTATTTCTTTGGGCATCAAGATCTTATTTTCGATGAAAGAACCACATTAAAAACTTTAGTCACCAAGTTAAATTTGAGTTCTAGCCAGGAACCCCCAATGAGAACTCTCGCAAGAAAATGGTTGTCAGGAACGCATCACCCTTCTTTTTCCCAAGTTCTGAGTGTCATGGGAATTAAATCCCCCGTTTTATTTGGATGGCTATCCCAGATTGTTGATTGTCATCAGATTTCTTGTATCAAAGAAAGCTATCATCTGTTTTTACAAAACATGGAGGCTGTCCTGGAAACACCTCTTGTCGTTTTTGTCAATGCAGCTCTTCAGATAGAGAGCTATCAAAAGCTCGAGTTTCATGATGAAAAGCTTCTTGCTGAACATGCTGCATGCTCTGTATCTGAGCTTAAACAAGCCTTAAATGTGATGCTCAAGTTCGATCTGATCTATTTTGATGGAAGGAAATATATTCCTTCTGTGTTTGATTTTGGTTTTTCGAGTTTAAGACATCCGAAAATACGAGGTTTAACTAAATGGGCGACTTGCCTTGCCGCCACAAGGTATCCCGACAAACCAATCACTATGGATCCCCAGCGGGTTCGCAATCCTTCCCGTTCTTCTGTCAGAGTGACAGCCATGTCTGCAAGCGCAGCTCAAAAAATATCAGATCTTATTGTCAGTTTTCACAATCAAATCGATGAAATCGTCAATAGGGACCGAGAGCCAAAGGACAATGTCCAAGTTCTTCTTATTCATAGTTTTGCTTCAAATATTAACTCACCGGAATAA
- a CDS encoding OmpA family protein, which yields MFYLRFVLSMGVATLFLASCTSDLKVNEFNSSTDPQSELVRIDNNIDQAQRNQVNILSPKYFEEAKAARKKAVEQRAENKKQKDILHSLALAQANLDKATEMAKVSNVLLKGPIEARQDAIDAKAYSLFQKEFETADKNFKSLTEQVEDNDTANVDRKRGQIEASYRDLELKSIKKDKLGAAKDTMSEAVKEGAEKLTPETLSVTSKKYSESEAIIENQRHDTLAVNKASEEAVISANRLLKMVRDAKGSSTKKPEELAKQIETNELAAIKSKKLLKKSETALANSDSNLANAAQRNSKLESQVWLDKEFEKARKEFNSTEAEVYKQGDKLLLRLKGLSFANNKAAIDSANFGLLAKVQKVISDLNAKQIEIEGHTDSRGGKKLNDILSAKRAESVQSYLIANNNVDPNNITSAGYGDSKPIATNKTAEGRAQNRRVDVIITANENK from the coding sequence ATGTTTTATCTTAGGTTCGTATTGTCTATGGGAGTTGCTACTTTGTTTCTTGCTTCGTGTACCTCCGATTTGAAAGTCAACGAGTTTAACAGTTCGACGGACCCTCAGTCTGAACTTGTTCGAATTGATAACAATATCGATCAGGCACAAAGGAATCAGGTAAATATCTTATCGCCAAAATACTTTGAAGAGGCAAAAGCAGCAAGAAAAAAAGCTGTAGAGCAAAGAGCAGAGAATAAAAAGCAAAAAGATATTTTACATAGCTTAGCTCTAGCCCAAGCTAACTTAGATAAGGCGACAGAAATGGCAAAGGTTTCCAATGTGCTTCTTAAGGGCCCTATCGAAGCGAGGCAAGATGCTATAGATGCAAAAGCCTACAGCTTGTTTCAAAAAGAATTTGAAACTGCGGATAAAAATTTCAAATCACTAACTGAGCAAGTTGAAGATAACGATACGGCCAACGTGGATAGAAAAAGAGGACAAATTGAAGCTAGCTATAGAGACCTTGAGCTAAAATCAATAAAAAAAGATAAATTGGGAGCTGCCAAAGATACGATGAGTGAGGCGGTAAAAGAGGGTGCAGAGAAATTGACACCGGAAACTTTAAGCGTCACTTCAAAAAAATATTCTGAAAGTGAAGCCATCATTGAAAATCAACGTCACGATACATTGGCTGTTAATAAAGCCTCCGAAGAGGCCGTGATTTCGGCTAATAGGCTACTAAAAATGGTTCGTGACGCAAAAGGCTCCTCAACAAAAAAGCCAGAAGAATTAGCTAAACAAATTGAAACTAATGAATTAGCGGCAATAAAATCAAAAAAACTACTTAAAAAAAGTGAAACGGCTTTAGCAAATTCAGACAGTAATCTTGCAAATGCAGCGCAAAGAAACAGTAAGCTAGAATCACAAGTTTGGCTTGATAAAGAGTTCGAAAAGGCAAGAAAAGAATTTAATAGCACTGAAGCCGAGGTTTACAAACAAGGAGATAAACTCTTGTTGCGACTCAAAGGATTATCATTTGCCAACAATAAAGCAGCTATTGATTCTGCTAACTTCGGCTTATTGGCAAAAGTACAGAAAGTCATCAGTGATCTCAACGCCAAACAAATTGAAATTGAAGGGCACACAGATTCTCGTGGCGGTAAAAAACTTAATGATATTCTTTCTGCGAAACGTGCAGAATCAGTTCAAAGTTATCTTATCGCAAATAACAACGTTGACCCAAACAACATTACTTCAGCAGGTTACGGTGATTCAAAACCTATTGCTACAAATAAAACGGCAGAAGGTCGGGCACAAAATAGGCGGGTCGATGTCATTATAACTGCTAATGAAAATAAATAA